In Nostoc sp. CENA543, a single genomic region encodes these proteins:
- a CDS encoding YcxB family protein: MNFEYRLNFNDFKEVNQVHSTRMILRYLLIVGGIAVLISLLGLINQGSVSLQEILWSVLLPNILPIVFLYCLIYFFQQIAIKRAWDSQPNLRQDIRVEASDEELKITTPLSESKTQWSLYTHWRESTNLFMVYQSSNCLNMFPKRAFSTNEQVNEFRELLRSKLPNK; this comes from the coding sequence ATGAACTTTGAATATCGCCTCAACTTCAACGACTTTAAAGAAGTAAATCAAGTTCACTCAACAAGGATGATACTAAGATATTTATTAATCGTGGGTGGGATTGCAGTATTAATATCTTTACTGGGTTTGATAAATCAAGGGAGTGTTTCTTTGCAGGAAATTCTATGGAGTGTTTTATTACCTAATATTTTACCTATTGTCTTCTTATACTGTCTTATTTACTTTTTTCAGCAGATTGCTATTAAGCGCGCCTGGGATAGTCAACCTAATTTGAGGCAAGACATCCGTGTCGAAGCAAGTGATGAAGAGTTAAAAATTACTACGCCTTTGTCCGAATCGAAAACGCAATGGTCACTTTACACACATTGGCGAGAATCTACAAACCTATTTATGGTTTATCAATCAAGCAACTGCTTAAATATGTTTCCTAAAAGAGCTTTTAGCACTAATGAACAAGTTAATGAATTTCGAGAATTGTTGCGTAGCAAGTTACCTAACAAATAA
- a CDS encoding AGE family epimerase/isomerase → MGYDFKALATLYKHTLLNNILPFWLTHSLDWEQGGYFTCLNRTGQVYDTDKFIWLQNRQVWTFSVLCNQLEKNANWLEIASHGAKFLAKHGRDAEGNWYFALNREGQPLVQPYNIFSDCFAAMAFSQYALASGEEWAKDVALQAYNNVLRRKDNPKGKYTKAYPGTRPMKALAVPMILANLTLEMAWLLESETLEGVLASTVQEVMGDFLDQERGLMYENVAPDGSHIDCFDGRLINPGHGIEAMWFIMDIANRNGDRQTINQAVDVVLNILNFAWDSQYEGLYYFMDADGHPPQQLEWDQKLWWVHLESLVALAMGYRLTGRAECWEWYQKMHDYTWSHFADAEYGEWFGYLNRQGEVLLNLKGGKWKGCFHVPRAMYLCWQQFEALSLQVV, encoded by the coding sequence ATGGGATACGATTTTAAGGCACTAGCAACACTTTACAAACATACTCTCCTCAACAATATTCTCCCATTTTGGCTGACTCATTCTCTTGATTGGGAACAGGGTGGATATTTCACTTGTCTCAATCGCACAGGTCAAGTTTATGATACGGACAAGTTCATTTGGTTGCAAAATCGCCAAGTTTGGACTTTTTCCGTACTTTGCAATCAACTTGAAAAAAATGCAAATTGGTTAGAAATCGCCAGTCACGGCGCAAAGTTTCTCGCTAAACACGGTAGAGACGCTGAAGGTAACTGGTATTTTGCCCTTAACCGTGAAGGACAGCCCTTAGTTCAACCATATAATATATTCTCCGATTGCTTTGCCGCAATGGCTTTTAGTCAATATGCCTTAGCCTCTGGGGAAGAATGGGCAAAGGATGTAGCTTTGCAAGCATACAATAATGTTCTACGCCGCAAAGATAACCCTAAAGGCAAGTATACCAAAGCCTACCCTGGTACACGCCCGATGAAAGCCTTAGCTGTGCCGATGATTTTAGCTAATTTGACGCTAGAAATGGCTTGGTTATTGGAAAGTGAAACTTTAGAAGGTGTCTTGGCTAGCACTGTACAGGAGGTCATGGGTGATTTTCTTGACCAGGAACGGGGACTAATGTATGAAAATGTTGCTCCCGATGGTTCACATATTGATTGTTTTGATGGGAGGTTAATTAATCCTGGTCATGGAATTGAGGCCATGTGGTTCATTATGGATATTGCCAACCGGAATGGCGATCGCCAAACTATTAATCAAGCTGTTGATGTGGTGTTAAATATCCTCAATTTTGCTTGGGATAGTCAATATGAGGGGTTGTATTACTTCATGGATGCAGATGGTCATCCCCCGCAGCAGTTGGAATGGGATCAAAAACTCTGGTGGGTGCATTTAGAATCTTTGGTGGCGTTAGCAATGGGTTATCGTCTGACTGGTCGTGCAGAATGTTGGGAATGGTATCAAAAAATGCACGATTACACCTGGTCACACTTTGCTGATGCAGAATATGGTGAATGGTTTGGTTATCTGAATCGGCAAGGAGAGGTGCTATTAAATCTTAAAGGCGGAAAGTGGAAGGGTTGTTTTCACGTTCCGCGTGCCATGTATCTGTGTTGGCAACAGTTTGAGGCTTTGAGTTTACAGGTAGTGTAG